The nucleotide window GACCGATCAGTTAACACCTGTAAAAGCCCATCAGCTAGGGCAAGAATTCATGTCCGAATTAAGCAAGATGTATCCAGACCATGAAATTTACATGGCGACTCATACCGATACCGACCATCCGCACAATCATTTTGTGCTTAATGCAGTGAACAGTGAAACAGGCGCTAAAATGGCCATTAATCCTCCGGATATCTAT belongs to Carnobacterium alterfunditum DSM 5972 and includes:
- a CDS encoding relaxase/mobilization nuclease domain-containing protein: MTQTDQLTPVKAHQLGQEFMSELSKMYPDHEIYMATHTDTDHPHNHFVLNAVNSETGAKMAINPPDIYEMHEINNDISKKHHLVELTKAKNKVYPTEIAAYTQTGKQYERI